In one window of Rhodopseudomonas palustris HaA2 DNA:
- a CDS encoding ParE family toxin-like protein: MKHVATPRFWAAYDDLPAPIRKLADAQYALLKSDPRHPSLQFKKVGSYWSVRVGLRYRALAVEIENGFLWIWIGSHADYDRLIR, translated from the coding sequence GTGAAGCACGTCGCCACGCCGCGGTTCTGGGCGGCGTATGACGATCTCCCCGCGCCGATCAGAAAGCTCGCCGACGCGCAATACGCGCTGCTCAAGAGCGACCCGCGTCATCCCTCGCTGCAGTTCAAGAAGGTCGGCTCATATTGGTCGGTTCGCGTCGGCTTGCGCTATCGCGCCCTCGCCGTCGAAATCGAAAACGGCTTTCTCTGGATCTGGATCGGCTCCCATGCCGACTACGATCGCCTGATCAGATAG
- a CDS encoding type II toxin-antitoxin system HicA family toxin — translation MPKDSRDLIKELEADGWRFVGATGSHHHFKHPVKAGKVTVPHPKKDLHPKIVRSVTRQAGLKEVR, via the coding sequence ATGCCGAAAGACTCCCGTGATCTGATCAAGGAACTCGAAGCCGACGGCTGGCGGTTCGTTGGTGCGACCGGCAGTCACCACCACTTCAAGCATCCGGTGAAAGCTGGTAAGGTGACGGTCCCGCATCCGAAGAAAGACCTGCATCCGAAGATCGTTCGTTCGGTCACGCGGCAGGCAGGCCTGAAGGAGGTCCGGTGA
- a CDS encoding type II toxin-antitoxin system HicB family antitoxin: MSATSGYLALVYKDRDTSYGVAFPDVPGCISAGDTFEQAIDNAAEALGGHLALLRADGDPIPQPRSLEQLRDDPEFVAEAADAVVAFVRPQAERAAAE, from the coding sequence GTGAGCGCAACATCCGGCTATCTCGCGCTGGTCTACAAGGACCGCGACACCTCCTACGGCGTCGCCTTTCCCGACGTGCCCGGCTGCATCTCGGCAGGCGACACGTTCGAGCAGGCGATCGACAACGCCGCCGAAGCACTCGGCGGCCACCTCGCGCTGCTACGCGCCGATGGCGACCCGATCCCGCAGCCGCGCAGCCTCGAGCAATTGCGCGACGATCCGGAGTTCGTCGCGGAGGCCGCCGACGCCGTGGTGGCGTTCGTCAGGCCGCAGGCGGAGCGGGCGGCGGCGGAGTAG
- a CDS encoding restriction endonuclease: MATLDFGELSSKPPGENLEGLVRLIGERLGLTVSWTGRGADQGRDLIFTETQSGRIGSTPVRWLVSCKDNSKTNQSVSEQDVGSVLDKIRQHDCAGFLLATTTTVGAALKAKLDGLQSNPKDRIQTKVWDRFELSAMLLSDSFADLLRQFFPKEQAKNAAIAIDAARERIETSVPRVVVGALRGHLVPYSERVKSLSGATVWPHDADQQKLIDQVVPKIVGRLPKESTIAKLRDLHFDAFLALTDRLIRAFPHDAYTHLLELARTDDDSSRIYNLIDILREFDQFTDEIELSIAGRCDAETLCELYDDFIVESLGEEGYWGRHTLWEIERFHDHTEIHDIEVDEVAFTGGEGVSFTALVHFDVSGSTDDGDDGYSSRDTFTYLASGYLDFPRRAVVEDLKFRP, from the coding sequence ATGGCGACTCTCGACTTCGGCGAACTTAGCAGTAAGCCTCCGGGGGAGAACCTTGAGGGTCTCGTCCGTTTGATTGGAGAACGGTTGGGCCTGACAGTGTCGTGGACGGGTCGTGGCGCGGATCAAGGCCGAGACCTAATTTTCACCGAAACCCAGTCGGGACGGATCGGATCGACGCCAGTCAGGTGGTTGGTGAGTTGCAAGGACAACTCAAAAACCAATCAATCGGTCAGCGAACAGGACGTCGGCAGTGTCTTGGACAAGATACGGCAGCACGATTGCGCAGGCTTTTTACTGGCGACCACGACAACTGTTGGAGCGGCTCTGAAGGCGAAGTTGGACGGTCTGCAGAGCAATCCCAAGGACCGCATCCAGACCAAAGTTTGGGATCGCTTTGAACTGAGCGCAATGCTGTTATCGGACTCGTTTGCCGATCTGCTGCGACAATTCTTTCCCAAGGAACAGGCAAAGAATGCGGCCATCGCGATCGATGCGGCTCGCGAGCGGATCGAGACCTCGGTGCCCCGGGTTGTTGTCGGCGCGCTACGAGGTCATCTGGTGCCCTACTCCGAGCGGGTGAAATCGTTGAGCGGCGCAACCGTGTGGCCCCACGATGCCGACCAACAGAAGCTCATAGATCAGGTCGTTCCCAAAATCGTCGGCCGCTTGCCCAAAGAGTCTACGATCGCGAAACTCCGGGACCTTCACTTCGATGCGTTTCTCGCGCTCACGGACCGTTTGATCCGTGCCTTTCCGCATGACGCATACACCCATTTACTCGAGCTTGCGCGGACGGACGACGACAGCAGCCGCATCTACAATCTCATCGACATTTTGCGTGAATTCGATCAATTCACTGACGAAATCGAGCTGTCGATTGCAGGGCGGTGCGACGCCGAGACGCTGTGCGAACTGTATGACGATTTCATCGTCGAGAGCCTTGGCGAGGAGGGTTATTGGGGCCGCCATACCCTTTGGGAGATAGAGCGCTTTCACGACCACACCGAGATTCACGACATCGAGGTCGATGAAGTCGCGTTCACGGGCGGCGAAGGAGTCTCCTTCACGGCGCTGGTGCATTTCGACGTCAGCGGCTCGACGGATGACGGTGACGACGGATATTCCAGCCGTGATACGTTCACATATCTGGCATCGGGCTATCTGGATTTCCCCCGCCGCGCAGTTGTCGAAGATCTTAAATTCCGGCCGTAG
- a CDS encoding DEAD/DEAH box helicase family protein, translating into MADPLALAGLSADDRQELKEAVCDAVLDRTRQIVSGEGDFGRTIFHERPARRLSSGFILPRLDAAGDDESSDIRIASHGLDFRLLSGGSGEIIVQPTFSVYVRALPTTDELFARNGWLIPPPGFNQAAKIQIRDARRQRFNSEIPAGATPGEKSRLRAKISREVYTAFGVVVPANTPSPPIGIDAETNETPAANGDQLAENGDPIGLLPVPGLDRLRIPNALSQRYEVPLKWIRLAVEVEPLRLPLPCEPDAWTRVTSAYKLILNGAIKAAYRSWIGSPDGELNAWRKVYPPSESFWSRENWDRFLLDARGRPRIEKDLVPDFDIEILAQALQDPLVPGAYSTRIAIENMREGDPTQEFGLFGVSLNVTIPPDVIGPMRLERVKRSYHLAGFMTMPAMGVNGGVEDLGISVGGRQMRTTWMPRYVLPRTTATEVPAVVTQYGSLCLTTTDVSVLQALPGEMDQWIEKVAENTAISQPGEEGSDIDESAQRTRFGDDLQAWKREADRIRKGAQILSRSRQAWQIAPNSSAAIPYRAWILLNRTMARANPDTPGNRPRWRLFQLAFILAHVPTFASRVPEFASDFDAAFDEDAASLLYMATGGGKTEAFFGILVFALFLDRIRGKLRGVTAMMHYPLRLLTVQQAQRLARLLANAEMVRRSERIGGAAFEIGFWVGSANTPNVTEERQGKPSEQMRCIPIVDSPRGRDEQAVLAGQSRADREYVIAHEAWNKLPRCPFCNSPRETGLRLYPEQDHRLGIVCFEARCDWNLATSGRDGHRAPLPFLLTDTDIYRAAPSVLLGTIDKLALLGQNVATIDRIAGMLGMARYIQGGPLGRLHMAPQQNADVPADFRRVAPSFASGDEVFFDPFPSLIVQDEMHLLEESLGTFGGIFETALFEWMSRLAPLLGDRVAQVHAAPGKPRLPHVIGATATAADVAKHTKAVYQRQVVQFPHPGPALHEGFYTQLATFEPTGDAAQTRLASGTTPRGLELAAPWGRVYASLMTNGRLHTVTTLSVLAAHAATITRWQRDLSSSDPTRQARAADEMMASVSSAPWADRRSRALREAAAAGRYDRLAQLVDLHRIQLTYVTNKKGGDQILSALETEVREIHAAMGEEYTLSDFSMELISGGVDIADIQSVIRRSEQPFDPMSEDIATTLRGIVATSAISHGVDVEFFNAMAFAGMPSDVAEYIQASSRVGRTHVGFSLLIPTPQTRRDRFIVEVHEAFHRLLERMISPPAVERWADRAIGRTIPSMVQTWLSGVRYNERFVATADDQKATVNMPSTVEAAARLLRNRPDFDDCVRFVANAVGIGAATGAPTNPDYYGDLVRSQIDRIRQVLDSKSYTGSLNDFWKATNTGLVRPMTSLRDVDVQGRIQGSRLSQKNRPITDEQLLGAVTMIRNRCVSRRRRYGATSELDDGADGATT; encoded by the coding sequence ATGGCTGACCCCCTAGCGCTTGCCGGACTTTCGGCGGACGATCGCCAGGAGCTGAAGGAAGCGGTGTGCGATGCCGTGCTTGACCGGACGCGGCAGATCGTCAGCGGCGAAGGCGATTTCGGTAGAACGATCTTCCACGAAAGGCCAGCCAGACGGCTTTCGAGTGGCTTCATCCTGCCGAGGCTCGATGCGGCCGGAGACGACGAATCTAGCGATATCCGGATTGCTTCTCATGGACTCGATTTCAGACTGCTTTCGGGAGGCAGTGGCGAAATCATCGTACAACCCACGTTCAGCGTCTATGTTCGGGCTCTTCCAACAACGGACGAGCTTTTCGCGCGAAACGGCTGGCTCATTCCCCCGCCAGGCTTCAACCAAGCGGCCAAAATCCAGATCCGCGACGCCCGTCGACAAAGGTTCAACAGCGAAATACCTGCCGGCGCGACGCCGGGCGAGAAATCCCGACTTCGCGCTAAAATATCGCGCGAAGTCTACACGGCATTTGGCGTGGTCGTTCCAGCAAATACGCCATCGCCTCCGATCGGGATTGACGCGGAGACCAACGAAACGCCGGCAGCAAACGGAGATCAGCTGGCCGAAAACGGTGATCCGATCGGACTACTGCCTGTTCCCGGACTAGACAGACTGAGAATCCCCAATGCTCTTTCTCAAAGATACGAGGTTCCGCTGAAATGGATCCGGCTGGCCGTCGAGGTCGAGCCGCTACGCCTGCCGCTACCCTGCGAACCAGATGCATGGACACGCGTGACGTCGGCCTACAAGCTGATACTGAATGGCGCGATCAAGGCTGCCTACAGATCGTGGATAGGTTCTCCAGACGGAGAATTGAACGCCTGGCGCAAGGTATATCCTCCGTCGGAATCCTTCTGGTCGCGTGAGAATTGGGACCGCTTTCTCCTCGATGCCCGCGGGCGGCCTAGGATCGAGAAAGATCTCGTTCCAGATTTCGACATCGAGATCCTCGCACAGGCTTTGCAGGACCCGCTGGTCCCGGGGGCCTATTCGACGCGTATCGCGATCGAAAACATGCGCGAAGGCGACCCCACTCAGGAGTTTGGTCTGTTTGGCGTTTCGCTGAACGTGACCATTCCCCCTGATGTCATTGGACCGATGCGGCTGGAGCGAGTGAAGCGCAGCTACCACCTTGCGGGCTTCATGACCATGCCGGCCATGGGCGTGAACGGTGGCGTCGAAGATCTCGGGATTTCCGTTGGCGGACGGCAGATGCGCACAACTTGGATGCCGCGCTACGTGCTTCCCCGGACGACGGCGACCGAGGTCCCGGCCGTCGTTACTCAGTACGGCTCCCTCTGCCTAACGACGACTGATGTCAGCGTCCTTCAGGCGCTCCCGGGCGAGATGGATCAGTGGATCGAAAAGGTGGCGGAAAATACCGCAATCAGCCAGCCGGGCGAGGAAGGTAGCGACATCGACGAGTCCGCGCAGAGGACGCGGTTCGGCGACGACCTTCAGGCGTGGAAACGCGAAGCCGACAGGATTCGGAAGGGTGCCCAGATACTCTCCCGATCGAGGCAGGCTTGGCAGATCGCCCCGAACTCGTCCGCCGCGATCCCCTACCGTGCTTGGATTCTGCTGAACCGGACCATGGCTAGGGCCAACCCGGATACGCCTGGCAACCGACCGAGATGGCGCCTCTTCCAGCTTGCGTTTATTCTGGCGCACGTTCCGACATTTGCATCGCGTGTTCCGGAATTCGCTAGCGACTTCGATGCTGCCTTCGACGAGGATGCGGCAAGCTTGCTGTATATGGCAACTGGCGGCGGCAAGACGGAAGCGTTCTTCGGCATTCTGGTCTTCGCCCTATTCCTGGACCGCATCCGCGGGAAATTACGCGGCGTGACGGCGATGATGCATTATCCGCTCCGCCTACTGACCGTGCAGCAGGCGCAAAGACTCGCCCGACTGCTTGCCAACGCAGAGATGGTTCGCAGAAGCGAGCGGATCGGCGGCGCAGCGTTCGAGATCGGATTCTGGGTCGGCAGCGCGAATACCCCAAATGTCACCGAAGAGCGGCAAGGTAAGCCGTCGGAGCAGATGAGATGCATACCGATCGTGGACAGTCCGCGCGGCCGCGACGAGCAAGCCGTCCTCGCCGGTCAAAGCAGGGCCGACCGTGAGTATGTTATTGCGCACGAAGCCTGGAATAAGTTGCCGCGTTGCCCCTTCTGCAATTCGCCTCGGGAAACCGGACTGCGCCTCTATCCTGAGCAAGATCACCGGCTTGGAATCGTATGTTTCGAAGCAAGATGTGACTGGAACCTCGCGACAAGCGGCCGGGACGGGCATCGTGCGCCGCTTCCCTTCCTGCTGACCGACACCGATATCTACCGCGCGGCGCCATCGGTGCTTTTGGGCACGATCGACAAGTTGGCCCTCCTCGGCCAGAACGTCGCGACGATCGACCGCATCGCCGGCATGCTCGGCATGGCGCGGTATATCCAGGGCGGCCCTCTTGGTCGTCTGCACATGGCGCCTCAGCAGAACGCGGACGTGCCGGCTGATTTCCGACGGGTAGCTCCATCCTTCGCCTCCGGCGACGAGGTGTTCTTCGATCCGTTCCCGAGCCTGATCGTCCAGGACGAGATGCATCTTCTCGAAGAGAGCCTCGGCACATTCGGCGGCATCTTCGAAACCGCCCTGTTCGAATGGATGAGCCGGCTGGCTCCGCTTCTAGGAGATCGCGTGGCCCAGGTTCACGCAGCACCGGGAAAACCGAGGCTTCCGCATGTGATCGGAGCGACGGCGACCGCCGCCGATGTCGCGAAGCACACCAAGGCGGTGTATCAGCGCCAGGTCGTCCAGTTTCCACATCCGGGTCCAGCGCTGCATGAGGGGTTCTATACGCAGCTGGCGACCTTCGAACCGACCGGCGATGCCGCTCAAACGCGGCTCGCCTCCGGAACGACCCCGCGAGGTCTCGAACTCGCTGCTCCATGGGGGCGCGTCTATGCGAGCCTGATGACCAACGGTCGGCTTCACACCGTCACAACGCTCTCGGTACTGGCCGCCCACGCGGCGACGATCACCAGGTGGCAGCGCGATCTGTCGTCATCCGACCCGACCAGGCAGGCACGCGCCGCGGACGAGATGATGGCCAGCGTCTCTTCCGCGCCGTGGGCAGACCGTCGATCGCGCGCATTACGGGAGGCCGCCGCCGCCGGGCGCTACGACAGGCTTGCCCAGCTTGTCGATCTGCACCGCATCCAGCTGACCTACGTCACGAATAAAAAAGGCGGCGATCAGATACTCTCGGCGCTCGAGACGGAGGTACGCGAAATCCACGCAGCGATGGGCGAAGAATACACTTTGTCCGACTTCTCGATGGAGCTGATCTCCGGCGGAGTCGACATCGCAGACATCCAGTCCGTTATCAGGCGATCGGAGCAACCTTTCGACCCAATGTCGGAGGATATTGCGACCACGCTGCGGGGCATCGTCGCCACTTCGGCAATCTCGCACGGAGTTGACGTCGAATTCTTCAACGCGATGGCCTTCGCCGGTATGCCTTCGGACGTGGCTGAGTACATCCAGGCATCCTCTCGCGTCGGACGAACCCACGTAGGTTTCTCGCTGCTGATCCCGACGCCTCAGACGCGGCGCGACCGTTTCATAGTGGAGGTCCATGAGGCCTTCCATCGCCTGCTGGAACGCATGATCTCACCGCCAGCCGTCGAACGTTGGGCGGACCGTGCCATCGGCCGTACGATTCCTTCCATGGTCCAGACCTGGCTCTCTGGTGTCCGGTACAACGAGCGCTTCGTCGCCACCGCGGACGATCAAAAAGCGACCGTGAACATGCCATCGACCGTGGAGGCAGCGGCGAGGCTGCTGCGTAACCGACCCGACTTCGACGATTGCGTGCGCTTCGTCGCGAACGCCGTCGGGATCGGCGCCGCCACCGGAGCTCCTACCAATCCGGATTACTACGGAGACCTGGTCCGCTCCCAGATCGACCGCATCCGTCAGGTGCTCGACAGCAAAAGCTACACAGGCAGTCTCAACGACTTCTGGAAGGCGACGAACACGGGCCTCGTCCGTCCCATGACTAGTCTGCGGGACGTTGACGTGCAGGGGCGCATCCAGGGCAGCCGCCTTTCTCAGAAAAACAGGCCCATTACGGACGAGCAGTTGCTCGGCGCAGTCACAATGATCCGAAACCGCTGCGTCTCGCGCCGCAGAAGATATGGCGCGACAAGCGAACTCGACGACGGTGCAGACGGAGCGACCACATGA
- a CDS encoding Eco57I restriction-modification methylase domain-containing protein translates to MSAEVKRFVHDEANTERIRVAMRAAIANIETNLVPVERLQPRTRLALAVSLLGGDHAPRKQKFTAGLRNELLKVDADQRHYWLSTFYTLLMSATLRRDMATFFTPPAIVRHLLARAENAGLDLTTARVIDPAAGGAAFVSTLAGRMTELGCKTDDIKKRLSGIEIDEHLALLGEILLRDRLNETRAAARRSIQVGDSLKIAKTAFYDAVFVNPPYGRLLGLGPQLPESWLAFAARGHINRYALFIDLAFRMAKPGGLVATVTPSSFLAGSLFQRLREYIRSKAEVVRIDILERKDVFHDVQQDACVSVFRMRSQSACLPAFVPKLGRVDRNWHFQEIGTITAASSAQGAPWVLPERADGSDEALRSCRSRLSDYGVTPKAGYFVWNREKERLQSGRKFGTDFPLIWARNIKPGDPCKPRSKSGTGIDFVSFDKDNPGIIRRSAIILQRTTNSRQPRRLVAAVIPRQVVKRHKGFVAENHTILLIPHERSNLSLLCKLLNSKAVDKRFRCIGGTSSISISALKDLPLPDPRDMRTAMSRIKDFETAVEVAYEASRKRKTVERAA, encoded by the coding sequence ATGAGTGCCGAGGTAAAACGTTTCGTCCATGACGAAGCGAACACGGAACGGATCCGTGTCGCCATGCGCGCTGCCATCGCCAATATCGAAACGAATCTAGTTCCGGTCGAGCGCTTGCAGCCAAGGACGCGGCTCGCGCTCGCGGTTTCTCTGCTCGGAGGCGATCATGCGCCGCGAAAGCAGAAATTCACTGCAGGCCTCCGGAACGAACTCCTAAAAGTGGATGCCGACCAGCGTCACTACTGGCTGAGCACCTTCTACACCCTGCTTATGAGTGCGACTTTGCGCCGTGATATGGCAACGTTCTTTACGCCTCCCGCGATAGTCCGCCATCTGCTTGCGCGAGCCGAAAACGCTGGGCTGGATCTGACAACTGCCCGTGTGATCGACCCTGCAGCGGGCGGCGCCGCATTTGTGTCCACCTTGGCCGGCCGCATGACCGAGCTTGGGTGCAAGACGGACGATATCAAGAAGCGCCTCTCGGGAATCGAGATAGACGAACATCTGGCGCTGCTGGGTGAAATACTCCTCAGAGACCGGTTAAACGAAACGCGTGCTGCTGCACGACGCTCCATTCAGGTCGGCGATTCACTGAAAATCGCCAAGACCGCATTCTACGACGCAGTCTTCGTTAACCCCCCGTACGGCCGGTTGCTCGGCCTTGGGCCACAGCTTCCAGAGAGTTGGCTAGCGTTCGCTGCGCGTGGGCACATCAACCGATATGCCCTTTTCATCGACCTTGCCTTCCGGATGGCGAAGCCTGGCGGTCTCGTCGCCACGGTCACGCCATCCAGCTTCTTGGCCGGCTCGCTGTTTCAGAGGTTGCGTGAGTACATCCGCTCAAAGGCCGAAGTGGTCCGCATCGACATTCTGGAGCGCAAGGACGTGTTTCACGACGTCCAGCAAGACGCATGCGTATCGGTGTTCCGGATGCGCTCTCAGTCTGCTTGCCTACCGGCGTTCGTGCCCAAGCTGGGTCGGGTGGATCGCAATTGGCACTTCCAGGAGATCGGAACCATCACCGCGGCGTCATCTGCTCAAGGGGCTCCCTGGGTTCTTCCGGAGCGCGCCGACGGAAGCGACGAAGCGCTGCGGTCTTGCAGGTCGCGTTTGTCGGACTACGGCGTTACGCCAAAAGCTGGGTATTTTGTCTGGAATCGCGAAAAAGAGCGCCTTCAGAGCGGTCGAAAGTTTGGAACGGACTTCCCTCTCATCTGGGCGAGAAACATCAAGCCCGGAGACCCATGCAAACCCCGAAGCAAGTCCGGCACCGGCATCGACTTCGTCTCCTTCGACAAGGACAATCCGGGCATCATCCGACGTTCAGCGATCATTCTCCAGCGGACAACGAATAGCAGGCAACCGCGGCGCCTAGTCGCCGCCGTGATTCCCCGACAGGTGGTCAAGCGTCACAAGGGCTTCGTCGCCGAGAACCACACCATACTTCTGATTCCGCACGAACGCTCGAACCTGTCGCTCCTGTGCAAACTGCTGAACTCGAAAGCGGTTGACAAACGCTTTCGGTGCATCGGCGGGACATCGAGCATTTCGATATCGGCCCTGAAGGATTTGCCCCTGCCCGATCCGCGCGACATGCGGACCGCGATGTCGCGGATCAAGGATTTCGAGACGGCCGTCGAGGTTGCCTATGAGGCCTCCCGTAAGCGAAAGACCGTGGAAAGAGCGGCATGA
- a CDS encoding TniQ family protein: protein MVLRITVPLGDSETPASYVSRFAAANGLPAREFCLDWETTFQSIVDGSAQAISIIAGKADLAAGDLMQHAFVKTNKDKHDYAYRGERLQRGWLRRKDVAVCPACLAQDLASTTGRRPRLAAYGRAIWQIAAIKTCPHHHMPLIVAADDLTPGRLHDFADLIAPVLPNISQLAAVSPARSPTDFETYLIERLDKTGASIPFLDRLDLYVAIHCCELVGAVSLHGRTPSLKTLSDEEWRLAGAAGFDILRGGTESLDAFLRELQQTYPYTRSGTEGPQAVFGRVYQVLEFAAPDAAYDPVREAIGSYIRANFPLAAGDVVFGVPTPSRTLHSIRSLSLETGQHPKRLRKILEASGALTPASRLSVDANVLFPVQAAPPALLAGHTTLSRPAASRHINAPRCQIDLLVKSDLIKPVLDGRAAGAVDQYAVPDLDRFLEQLLDGAVRVDSPGPDQLDIPAAGKRACCSAAEIVRLVLDKKLAWTGRSAGARGYLALLVDVAELRPLVQGDDHGGIKPRDVAKLLGVNDQVVYRLIEHGHLPSTSRIHPINRCPQTVVMPADLQAFQRAYVTLFGLAKERGEHFRKTKKAMDDAGVEAVFDPATLGATIYRRSVSDQSFNAT, encoded by the coding sequence ATGGTCCTGCGCATCACCGTCCCCCTGGGCGATAGCGAGACCCCGGCCAGCTACGTCAGCCGGTTCGCCGCCGCCAACGGACTGCCCGCCCGCGAGTTCTGCCTGGACTGGGAAACCACGTTCCAGTCCATCGTCGACGGAAGCGCCCAGGCCATCTCCATCATCGCAGGGAAAGCAGACCTCGCCGCCGGCGACCTGATGCAGCACGCCTTCGTCAAAACCAACAAGGACAAGCACGACTACGCCTACCGAGGCGAGCGCCTGCAGCGCGGCTGGCTGAGGAGGAAGGACGTCGCAGTGTGCCCGGCTTGCCTCGCACAAGACCTGGCCTCCACCACCGGCCGCCGCCCTCGCCTGGCCGCCTACGGACGCGCGATTTGGCAGATCGCCGCCATCAAAACCTGCCCGCATCACCACATGCCGCTGATCGTCGCGGCCGACGATCTCACGCCAGGACGGCTGCACGACTTCGCGGATCTGATTGCGCCGGTCCTGCCGAACATCAGCCAGCTCGCCGCCGTCTCGCCGGCGCGGTCACCAACCGACTTCGAGACCTACCTGATCGAGCGTCTCGACAAGACCGGGGCCTCGATCCCCTTCCTCGACAGGTTGGACCTCTACGTGGCCATCCACTGCTGCGAGCTGGTCGGCGCGGTCTCGCTGCACGGACGCACGCCGAGCCTCAAGACCCTGTCCGACGAGGAATGGCGGCTCGCAGGCGCCGCCGGCTTTGACATCCTGCGCGGCGGGACCGAGTCCCTCGACGCCTTCCTCAGGGAGCTGCAACAGACCTATCCGTACACCCGCAGCGGGACCGAAGGTCCGCAGGCCGTGTTCGGTCGCGTCTACCAGGTGCTGGAGTTCGCCGCGCCCGACGCCGCCTACGACCCCGTCCGGGAGGCGATCGGCAGCTACATCCGTGCCAATTTCCCGCTCGCCGCGGGCGACGTGGTGTTCGGGGTCCCCACACCGTCCAGGACCCTGCATTCCATCCGCAGCCTCAGCCTCGAGACCGGCCAACACCCGAAACGTCTCCGGAAGATCCTAGAGGCCTCAGGAGCGCTGACGCCGGCCTCCCGGCTGTCGGTAGACGCCAACGTCCTGTTTCCGGTGCAGGCGGCCCCGCCAGCCCTTCTGGCGGGCCATACCACCCTGTCCCGGCCGGCCGCCAGCAGGCACATCAACGCGCCGCGGTGCCAGATCGACCTCCTGGTCAAGTCCGACCTCATCAAACCGGTCCTCGACGGGCGCGCCGCCGGCGCCGTCGATCAGTACGCCGTCCCCGACCTCGACAGGTTTCTGGAGCAGCTGCTTGACGGCGCCGTGAGGGTCGACAGTCCTGGTCCCGACCAGCTCGACATTCCCGCCGCCGGCAAGCGCGCCTGCTGCTCGGCCGCCGAGATCGTCCGGCTCGTCCTCGACAAGAAGCTCGCCTGGACCGGCCGCAGCGCCGGCGCGCGCGGCTACCTGGCGCTGCTCGTCGACGTCGCCGAACTGCGGCCGCTCGTCCAGGGCGACGACCACGGCGGCATCAAACCGCGCGATGTCGCCAAGCTCCTCGGCGTCAACGACCAGGTCGTCTACAGGCTCATCGAGCATGGACACCTGCCGAGCACCAGCCGCATCCACCCGATTAACCGGTGCCCGCAGACGGTGGTCATGCCCGCCGACCTGCAGGCATTCCAGCGGGCCTACGTGACACTGTTCGGACTCGCGAAGGAGCGCGGGGAGCATTTCAGAAAGACCAAGAAGGCGATGGACGACGCGGGCGTCGAGGCGGTGTTCGATCCGGCCACGCTCGGGGCGACGATCTACCGCCGCAGCGTGTCTGATCAGTCGTTCAATGCTACTTGA
- a CDS encoding ATP-binding protein — protein MITPDNADPAAYLRALWSKDQRRREAIIEAIKSEYIRGDRDDLLGSTIDMLVDNAARRRNANLPHGHDNRRYGIGMLLVAPSGAGKTTALREAFRNHPAFPNFGGAGWCPLISIGAPSPCTLRQLAMRILDQFDYDTERELRENAAWRRVHLQMREQNILFLHIDDLQHVLHQAGEEEMQKIRDTLKDLMTSADWPVHIILSGMPDLVPFVAHDRQLRRRLRYIAFADLSVAHDGEVINDAVKKLVETSGLKLDLDADVDLIGRLFHAASYQFGLSIEIVGDAIENALLRNEGTLTLEDFAVVYGSRTLQPATQNPFVANLWSTVDTSLLRSKTEEQKPESAPAKAGGKLGRDKRPS, from the coding sequence ATGATCACGCCCGACAACGCCGATCCCGCCGCGTATCTGCGCGCCCTCTGGTCCAAGGACCAGCGCCGCCGCGAGGCGATCATCGAAGCGATCAAATCCGAATACATCCGCGGCGATCGCGACGATCTCCTGGGCAGCACCATCGACATGCTGGTCGACAATGCGGCCCGCAGACGCAACGCCAACCTGCCCCACGGCCACGACAACCGCCGCTACGGCATCGGCATGCTGCTCGTCGCCCCCAGCGGAGCCGGCAAGACCACAGCGCTCCGCGAGGCGTTCCGAAACCACCCGGCCTTTCCGAACTTCGGAGGCGCCGGGTGGTGCCCGCTGATCAGTATCGGGGCGCCCTCCCCCTGCACGCTGCGCCAACTCGCCATGCGCATCCTCGACCAGTTCGACTACGACACGGAGCGAGAACTGCGGGAGAACGCCGCCTGGCGGCGCGTCCACCTCCAGATGCGTGAGCAGAATATCCTGTTCCTGCACATCGACGACCTGCAACACGTGCTGCACCAGGCCGGCGAAGAGGAGATGCAGAAGATCCGGGACACCCTCAAGGATCTCATGACCTCCGCGGACTGGCCGGTCCACATCATCCTCTCGGGCATGCCGGATCTCGTCCCGTTCGTCGCGCACGACCGCCAGCTCCGGCGGAGGTTGAGGTATATCGCTTTCGCCGACCTCTCGGTCGCCCACGACGGCGAGGTCATCAACGACGCCGTCAAAAAGCTCGTCGAGACGTCCGGGTTGAAGCTCGATCTCGACGCCGACGTCGACCTCATCGGGCGTCTCTTCCACGCCGCCAGCTATCAGTTCGGTCTGTCGATCGAGATCGTCGGCGACGCCATCGAGAACGCGCTCCTGCGTAACGAGGGCACCCTCACGCTCGAGGACTTCGCCGTCGTCTACGGATCCCGCACCCTGCAGCCGGCAACCCAGAACCCGTTCGTCGCCAACCTGTGGTCGACCGTCGACACCAGCCTGCTCCGATCGAAGACCGAAGAGCAGAAGCCGGAATCCGCTCCGGCGAAGGCCGGCGGCAAGCTCGGCCGGGACAAGAGGCCGTCCTGA